The Desertifilum tharense IPPAS B-1220 region GGTGGCCGAAATCTCGCTAGTCGTATCTCTTAACAGGTTATTCGTATTAATCCTGACTCGTCCCCCAAAGCCCTGTTGAGCATTGGCGGTGATATTGCTATTTTCCAGCGCCAGCAAGCTTTGCGTCTGGATCGAAATATTACCGCCGTCCGTACTGCGATCGCTATTTTCAATCGCTTCGCCGGTATCGCGAACGATGGTATTGCTGGCATCGGTGGTAATGGTGCTGCGATTTCGCAATCGCACATCTTGGGCTTCAATGGTGATGTTGCCCTGTTCGGCTTGGCGCTGGGTGGCTGCGATCGCCGCCTGTGTATCTAACTTCAGGGTGGTTGCGTAAATATTAATATTACCCGCATTGCCTTGACCTAAATTGGCGACATTAATTGTGGCGCGGTTTTGCAGCGTTAACTCCTCTGCAATCACCGTAACGTTACCCGCATTACCCGTCAGCGGCGGGGCGATGCTGCCCTCTCTCGGTAAAGTGGTGCGCGCATAAAAACCGCTACGCACATTTCCGGTAGCTGAGGTGCCTTGGACTTGTACCTGACGGGCGCGAACGGTAATATTCCCGCTTTGACCTGCACCGAAGGTCGAGACGGAAATTACAGCCCCATTTTCTAAAGAAAGGGTTTGGGCCGCAATGGTGACATCTCCGCCAATGCCCGTTGATGCCGTGGTGGGGTTGGAAAAAATCCCCGTTAGCCGCGCCCCGCTAGCAGACAGCCCTCCGAGTTCCACCTGGGGTGCCACAATCAAAACATGACCCGATCTGCCTGCACTATCGGTACCCATCCCAATAGCAGCCCCATCTCGCAGCGTCAGCCGCCCGGTGGCGAGCAACAAGTCTCCCCCCGTTCCTGTACCGTGGGTTTGCACCAAAATACCGCTACCAATGCGACCCTCTGCCGTTCTGCCCAGGAATTCTATCGTTTCTGAGGCCCGAACGGTGACGGGGCGGCCGGATTCTGTGCCAGCGGTGACAGAGGCGATCGCGCTACCCTGTTCGACTCGTAAAGAACGGCTGTGGATCTGGATTTCGCCCCCTTGCCAACCGCTACTATTCATAGAAGCGGCCCCCGATAGTCGGATATCGCCTAACGGGGTATCGGCTGACGGGTTCTGAAGGCGCACAAATTCGGCTTGGGCTGTTAGGGGCAAAATCCCTTCCACAATGGCGTGTAGGGCCAGGGTGCCGGATGGGGCGGTTAAATTGCCCCCCTCTAGGGTAATCTCTCGTCCGGCTAAGGCGAGGGTGCGTCCGGGCTGCACGGCTAAACGATCGGCGACAGGGATGAGTTCTAAAGCCCCTGTCTGAGAAAATTGCCATTGATGACCCGATCCTTGCACGCGAATTTGTCCTGAAGGGGTCTGGGTTGGGGCATTAAATTGCAGGCCGATGGGGACGTTTAGGGTGAGTAAGGGGGGGGTAGCCGAGCTGACAGGTGTAGGTTTATAACGTAGATGTGAGTGCTCATCAACAATCAGGAGAAAATTAAGTGTAGAACCAGTGGAGGTAGACAACAACGATGCTGAAGAATAAGTACCTCAAACAGTGGTCTTGT contains the following coding sequences:
- a CDS encoding S-layer family protein; the encoded protein is MQGSGHQWQFSQTGALELIPVADRLAVQPGRTLALAGREITLEGGNLTAPSGTLALHAIVEGILPLTAQAEFVRLQNPSADTPLGDIRLSGAASMNSSGWQGGEIQIHSRSLRVEQGSAIASVTAGTESGRPVTVRASETIEFLGRTAEGRIGSGILVQTHGTGTGGDLLLATGRLTLRDGAAIGMGTDSAGRSGHVLIVAPQVELGGLSASGARLTGIFSNPTTASTGIGGDVTIAAQTLSLENGAVISVSTFGAGQSGNITVRARQVQVQGTSATGNVRSGFYARTTLPREGSIAPPLTGNAGNVTVIAEELTLQNRATINVANLGQGNAGNINIYATTLKLDTQAAIAATQRQAEQGNITIEAQDVRLRNRSTITTDASNTIVRDTGEAIENSDRSTDGGNISIQTQSLLALENSNITANAQQGFGGRVRINTNNLLRDTTSEISATSNLGPEFSGIVQINTPDVTTPSGLINLPDNLTDVSNQIVRGCGEFGGSRFAVVGRGGLPEDPNQTLLGSTIWRDLRFPQSAPAWTIQPSPSETPPLVEATGWVKQPNGRLELIAHSDNRVPFIGTQAYPCLGF